A single window of Candidatus Hydrogenedentota bacterium DNA harbors:
- the cobA gene encoding uroporphyrinogen-III C-methyltransferase, with product MVSLVGAGPGDPGLITVRGLDRLQQADAVVHDEMIAPELLARARPDAALIPAGKRRGHHCMEQDAINALLAALARPGKRVCRLKTGDPFVFGRGGEEALFLAAAGIPFEVVPGVTSAVAVPGAAGIPVTHRGLAAVCTVVTGHGDPDGEGRVDWEAVARAGGTVVVLMGLKHLAKIAERLRRGGLAGDTPAAVITRGTLPEERVVLGTLADIAARAEGAGAAPPGILVVGDVVTLRGGKTPG from the coding sequence TGGGGGCGGGACCAGGCGACCCCGGCCTGATCACCGTGCGCGGGCTGGATCGCCTCCAGCAGGCCGATGCCGTGGTCCACGATGAGATGATCGCCCCGGAACTGCTCGCCCGGGCCCGGCCAGACGCCGCGCTTATCCCCGCAGGCAAGCGGCGCGGACATCACTGCATGGAGCAGGACGCCATCAACGCCCTGCTGGCGGCGCTGGCCCGCCCCGGAAAGCGCGTGTGCCGCCTGAAGACGGGCGACCCCTTCGTGTTTGGGCGGGGCGGCGAGGAGGCCCTGTTTCTCGCCGCGGCCGGCATCCCCTTCGAGGTGGTGCCCGGCGTCACCTCCGCCGTCGCCGTGCCCGGAGCCGCGGGCATCCCCGTCACCCACCGGGGGCTTGCCGCCGTCTGCACCGTGGTCACCGGCCACGGCGACCCGGACGGCGAAGGCCGGGTGGACTGGGAGGCCGTGGCGCGGGCGGGCGGCACGGTGGTGGTGCTCATGGGCCTGAAACACCTCGCGAAGATCGCGGAGCGCCTGCGGCGCGGCGGACTGGCCGGGGACACCCCCGCCGCCGTCATCACCCGCGGCACCCTGCCGGAGGAGCGGGTCGTCCTGGGGACCCTGGCGGACATCGCGGCGCGCGCGGAGGGTGCCGGGGCCGCGCCGCCGGGCATCCTGGTCGTCGGCGACGTGGTGACCCTGCGCGGCGGTAAGACACCGGGTTAG